Proteins from a genomic interval of Medicago truncatula cultivar Jemalong A17 chromosome 3, MtrunA17r5.0-ANR, whole genome shotgun sequence:
- the LOC11422212 gene encoding uncharacterized protein isoform X1, translating to MEYEYNRSRSGPQVPMYRAPPSIYPKIGPHPHSAAPRPPPFQHQNPNPSPSIGLGIKVAIKPEYKIAPPPHLLPHVGDIPRSNFQFDFGLERKILAEAEKENPNWTKFGVENLPTKASDSSPSSKVTTADPIVNKYIAMGLSRDVVPIAVKNYGDNPTKVQEFVKGYTLLHEMGFSSNSVDEALLMYDNDTDKALAYFLNGSS from the exons ATGGAGTACGAATACAATAGAAGCAGGTCGGGCCCACAAGTTCCGATGTACCGTGCTCCGCCTTCTATCTACCCTAAGATCGGCCCTCATCCCCATTCCGCCGCCCCTCGTCCCCCACCCTTTCAGCACCAAAACCCCAATCCTTCACCATCGA TAGGATTGGGCATTAAGGTTGCCATCAAACCGGAATACAAGATCGCACCGCCG CCTCATTTGTTACCACATGTGGGAGATATTCCACGCAGCAACTTTCAATTTGATTTTGGATTGGAGAGGAAAATTTTGGCTGAAGCAGAGAAGGAGAACCCAAATTGGACCAAATTTGGGGTAGAAAATCTTCCAACCAAGGCTTCTGATTCATCACCGTCATCAAAG GTTACTACTGCAGATCCAATTGTGAACAAATATATAGCCATGGGACTCAGCCGAGACGTAGTTCCTATTGCTGTTAAGAATTATGGTGATAATCCTACCAAA GTTCAAGAATTTGTCAAGGGATACACCCTTCTGCATGAAATGGGATTTTCATCAAACAGTGTTGATGAAGCCTTGCTTATGTATGACAATGATACAGACAAGGCATTGGCATATTTCCTTAATGGCTCATCATGA
- the LOC11422212 gene encoding uncharacterized protein isoform X2, with translation MEYEYNRSRSGPQVPMYRAPPSIYPKIGPHPHSAAPRPPPFQHQNPNPSPSRLGIKVAIKPEYKIAPPPHLLPHVGDIPRSNFQFDFGLERKILAEAEKENPNWTKFGVENLPTKASDSSPSSKVTTADPIVNKYIAMGLSRDVVPIAVKNYGDNPTKVQEFVKGYTLLHEMGFSSNSVDEALLMYDNDTDKALAYFLNGSS, from the exons ATGGAGTACGAATACAATAGAAGCAGGTCGGGCCCACAAGTTCCGATGTACCGTGCTCCGCCTTCTATCTACCCTAAGATCGGCCCTCATCCCCATTCCGCCGCCCCTCGTCCCCCACCCTTTCAGCACCAAAACCCCAATCCTTCACCATCGA GATTGGGCATTAAGGTTGCCATCAAACCGGAATACAAGATCGCACCGCCG CCTCATTTGTTACCACATGTGGGAGATATTCCACGCAGCAACTTTCAATTTGATTTTGGATTGGAGAGGAAAATTTTGGCTGAAGCAGAGAAGGAGAACCCAAATTGGACCAAATTTGGGGTAGAAAATCTTCCAACCAAGGCTTCTGATTCATCACCGTCATCAAAG GTTACTACTGCAGATCCAATTGTGAACAAATATATAGCCATGGGACTCAGCCGAGACGTAGTTCCTATTGCTGTTAAGAATTATGGTGATAATCCTACCAAA GTTCAAGAATTTGTCAAGGGATACACCCTTCTGCATGAAATGGGATTTTCATCAAACAGTGTTGATGAAGCCTTGCTTATGTATGACAATGATACAGACAAGGCATTGGCATATTTCCTTAATGGCTCATCATGA
- the LOC112420408 gene encoding uncharacterized protein, which translates to MVREKDVCWEYAEKLDGNKVKCKFCQRVLNGGISRLKHHLSRFPSKGVNPCSKVRDDVTDRVRNIIASKEEVKETSSVKKQKVSEVISPGSHSATKALISLDTTLPIGKMFPSSNPMTPSSTNNQENAERSIALFFFENKLDFSVARSSSYQLMIDAITKCGPGFTGPSAEILKTIWLERIKSEVGLQSKDVEKEWATTGCTIIADTWTDYKSKAIINFLVSSPSRIFFHKSVDASAYFKNTKWLADLFDSVIQEFGPENVVQIIMDSSFNYTGIGNHIVQNYGTIFVSPCASQCLNLILEEFTKIDWISRCILQAQTISKLIYNNASLLDLMKSYSGGQELIRTGATKSVSTFLSLQTMLKLRTRLKHMFHSPEYALDTSYANKPQSLSCIAIAEDGDFWRTVEECVAISEPFLKVLREVSEGKPTVGSIYELMTRAKESIRTYYIMDENKCKTFLDIVDKKWRDQLHSPLHAAAAFLNPSIQYNPEIKFLSSIKEDFYHVLEKLLPVPDMRRDITNQIYTFTKAHGMFGCSLAKEARNTVAPWLWWEQYGDSAPGLQRVAIRILSQVCSTFSFQRQWSTFRQIHSEKKNKIDRETLNDLVYINYNLKLNRQMSAKSLEVDLLQFDDIDMTSEWVEENETVSPPTQWLDRFGSALDGNDLNTRQFGSSIFGANDPIFGL; encoded by the exons A TGGTCCGAGAAAAAGATGTATGTTGGGAATATGCAGAGAAATTAGATGGAAACAAAGTTAAATGTAAATTTTGCCAAAGAGTTTTAAATGGTGGCATTAGTAGGTTGAAGCATCATTTATCTCGATTCCCAAGCAAAGGAGTGAATCCCTGTAGTAAGGTCAGAGATGATGTTACCGACAGAGTGAGGAATATAATTGCATCAAAGGAAGAGGTTAAGGAAACCTCTAGTGTGAAGAAGCAAAAAGTGTCAGAAGTCATATCTCCTGGTAGTCATTCTGCAACCAAAGCTCTTATATCTTTGGATACAACACTCCCTATTGGGAAGATGTTCCCTTCTAGCAATCCTATGACCCCTTCCTCAACAAACAATCAAGAGAATGCAGAAAGAAGTATTGCTCTATTCTTTTTTGAGAATAAGCTAGACTTCAGTGTTGCGCGGTCTTCATCCTATCAATTGATGATCGACGCCATTACAAAGTGTGGTCCTGGATTTACAGGTCCATCAGCTGAAATTCTGAAAACAATATGGTTGGAGAGGATAAAATCAGAAGTCGGGTTACAATCGAAAGACGTCGAGAAAGAGTGGGCTACTACTGGTTGCACCATTATTGCAGACACATGGACTGATTATAAATCAAAGGCCATTATTAATTTCTTAGTCTCATCACCATCCAGGATATTTTTCCACAAGTCAGTGGATGCGTCTGCATATTTCAAGAACACAAAATGGCTTGCGGATCTTTTTGATTCTGTAATTCAGGAGTTTGGCCCTGAAAATGTTGTACAAATTATTATGGATAGCAGTTTTAACTACACCGGCATTGGTAATCATATTGTACAGAACTATGGAACAATATTTGTATCTCCTTGTGCCTCTCAGTGTTTGAACCTAATTTTGGAGGAATTCACCAAGATTGATTGGATTAGTAGATGCATTTTACAAGCACAAACCATATCAAAGTTAATATACAACAATGCTTCATTGCTTGATCTTATGAAGAGTTACAGTGGAGGCCAGGAACTTATCAGGACTGGGGCCACAAAGTCTGTATCCACCTTCCTGTCTTTGCAGACTATGTTGAAGCTAAGAACAAGATTGAAGCATATGTTTCACAGCCCTGAATATGCCTTGGACACTTCCTATGCAAATAAACCGCAGAGTCTTTCTTGTATTGCAATTGCTGAAGACGGTGATTTCTGGAGGACAGTGGAAGAGTGTGTGGCCATCTCTGAGCCATTTTTGAAGGTGTTAAGAGAAGTATCCGAAGGGAAACCAACTGTAGGTTCGATATATGAACTAATGACCAGGGCCAAAGAATCAATCAGGACATACTACATAATGGATGAGAATAAATGCAAAACATTCTTAGATATAGTAGATAAAAAGTGGAGGGACCAGCTTCATTCCCCTCTACATGCAGCTGCAGCATTTTTGAACCCCAGTATCCAATACAATCCTGAAATAAAATTTCTCTCCTCTATAAAAGAAGACTTCTACCATGTTCTCGAGAAGTTACTTCCTGTACCAGACATGAGGCGCGACATCACCAATCAAATCTATACGTTTACAAAGGCACATGGAATGTTTGGATGTAGCCTAGCAAAGGAAGCAAGAAACACAGTTGCACCAT GGCTTTGGTGGGAACAGTATGGTGACTCTGCTCCCGGGTTGCAACGAGTTGCCATCAGAATACTAAGTCAAGTTTGTAGCACTTTCTCATTTCAGAGGCAGTGGAGTACGTTTCGGCAAATTCACTCtgagaagaagaataaaattgaTAGAGAAACACTGAATGACCTTGTTTATATAAACTACAATCTCAAGTTGAATAGGCAGATGAGTGCCAAGTCTTTAGAAGTTGATCTGCTTCAATTTGATGATATTGACATGACTTCTGAGTGGGTAGAGGAAAATGAAACTGTGAGTCCTCCAACTCAGTGGCTGGATCGTTTTGGTTCAGCCTTGGATGGCAATGATTTGAACACGAGACAGTTTGGTTCTTCTATATTTGGTGCAAATGACCCCATATTTGGATTGTAA
- the LOC11414335 gene encoding probable inactive receptor kinase At4g23740 — translation MDKKLFLLFIFSAVLVCIEAEPLEDKQALLDFLHNINHSPHFNWDENSSVCQTWRGVTCNTDGSRVIAIRLPGAGLSGPIPPNTLNRLSALETVSLRSNGITGDFPDGFSELKNLTSLYLQSNKFSGPLPLDFSVWSNLSIVNFSNNSFNGSIPISISNLTHLYSLVLANNSLSGKIPDLNIPSLKEMNLANNNLSGVVPKSLLRFPSWVFSGNNLTSENSTLSPAFPMHPPYTLPPKKTKGLSKTALLGIIIGVCALGFAVIAVVMILCCYDYAAAGVKESVKSKKKDVSMKAESSASRDKNKIVFFEDCNLAFDLEDLLRASAEILGRGTFGTTYKAAIEDATTVAVKRLKEVTVGKREFEQQMELIGKIKHENVDALRAYYYSKDEKLVVSDYYQQGSVSSILHGNRGERRTPVDWDSRLRIAIGAARGIAHIHTQQGGKLVHGNIKASNIFLNSHGYGCVSDTGLAVLMSSVPSPGTRASGYRAPEVTDTRKAVHSSDVYSFGVLLLELLTGKSPIYSLEGEQNIHLVRWVNSVVREEWTAEVFDVELLRYSNIEEEMVEMLQIGMACAARMPDQRPKMSEVVRMVEGIRPENRPSSTESRSEVSTPTVYAT, via the exons ATGGACAAGAAACTATTTCTCTTGTTCATATTTTCAGCAGTATTGGTTTGTATTGAAGCTGAACCATTGGAAGATAAACAAGCTTTACTTGATTTCCTTCACAACATAAACCACTCTCCACACTTCAATTGGGATGAGAATTCTTCTGTATGCCAAACATGGAGAGGGGTTACCTGCAACACCGATGGATCACGAGTTATCGCAATTCGATTACCTGGAGCCGGGTTAAGCGGTCCAATCCCACCAAACACTCTCAATCGTCTTTCGGCTCTCGAGACTGTTAGTCTTAGATCAAATGGTATCACTGGTGATTTCCCTGATGGTTTCTCTGAGCTGAAAAACTTGACTAGTCTTTATcttcaatctaacaagttttccGGACCATTACCATTGGATTTTTCTGTTTGGAGTAATCTATCTATTGTTAATTTTTCCAACAATTCTTTTAATGGTAGCATCcctatttcaatttcaaatcttACTCATCTCTATTCATTAGTCCTTGCTAATAACTCTCTTTCTGGTAAGATTCCTGATCTTAATATTCCAAGCCTAAAAGAGATGAATTTAGCAAACAATAATCTTAGTGGTGTTGTGCCTAAATCACTTCTTAGATTTCCAAGTTGGGTTTTTTCTGGTAACAACCTTACATCAGAAAATAGTACACTTTCTCCGGCTTTTCCTATGCATCCACCTTATACTCTTCCACCAAAGAAAACCAAAGGACTCAGCAAAACTGCATTATTGGGAATCATCATTGGTGTTTGTGCACTTGGATTTGCAGTGATAGCAGTTGTCATGATTTTGTGCTGCTATGACTATGCTGCTGCAGGTGTAAAAGAATCTGTGAAATCCAAGAAAAAAGATGTATCTATGAAAGCCGAATCTTCTGCAAGTCGAGATAAAAACAAGATAGTCTTTTTTGAGGATTGTAATCTTGCATTTGATTTAGAGGATCTTTTGAGAGCTTCAGCTGAGATTCTTGGAAGGGGTACTTTTGGTACAACATATAAGGCTGCTATAGAGGATGCGACCACGGTGGCAGTGAAGAGGTTGAAAGAGGTTACTGTTGGGAAAAGGGAATTTGAACAGCAGATGGAACTGATTGGGAAAATTAAGCATGAAAATGTGGATGCATTAAGAGCTTACTATTATTCAAAGGATGAGAAACTAGTTGTATCTGATTATTATCAACAAGGCAGTGTTTCTTCCATCTTACATG GCAACAGAGGGGAAAGAAGAACTCCTGTAGACTGGGATAGCCGTTTAAGGATCGCAATTGGTGCAGCAAGAGGCATTGCTCACATCCATACTCAACAAGGAGGGAAACTTGTTCATGGAAACATAAAAGCCTCAAACATCTTCCTCAATTCACACGGATATGGCTGTGTATCTGACACGGGCTTAGCAGTATTGATGAGTTCAGTACCTTCACCCGGAACAAGAGCATCAGGATACCGTGCGCCAGAAGTAACCGACACACGTAAAGCAGTGCATTCGTCGGATGTATACAGTTTTGGTGTCCTGTTACTTGAGCTTCTAACTGGGAAATCTCCCATATACTCTTTAGAAGGTGAACAAAATATACACTTGGTTAGATGGGTGAATTCTGTGGTCAGAGAGGAATGGACCGCAGAGGTTTTCGATGTGGAgcttttgaggtattcaaataTTGAGGAAGAAATGGTGGAGATGCTACAAATTGGGATGGCTTGTGCAGCAAGAATGCCGGATCAGAGACCGAAAATGTCTGAAGTTGTGAGAATGGTGGAAGGGATTCGTCCCGAAAATCGACCATCGTCTACTGAGTCTAGATCAGAAGTTTCTACTCCAACTGTTTATGCAACTTAA